The following coding sequences lie in one Oryctolagus cuniculus chromosome 7, mOryCun1.1, whole genome shotgun sequence genomic window:
- the DCLRE1B gene encoding 5' exonuclease Apollo isoform X1: protein MNGVLIPHTPIAVDFWSLRRAGSARLFFLSHMHSDHTVGLSSTWARPLYCSPITAHLLHRQRQVSKKWIRALEVGESHVLPLDEIGRETMTVTLLDAHHCPGSVMFLFEGYFGTILYTGDFRYTPSMLREPPLSSGKQIHTLYLDNTNCNPALVLPTRQEAAHQIVQLIREHPQHNIKIGLYSLGKESLLEHLALECQTWVVLSPQRLEVVQLLGLADVFTVEEKAGRIHAVDNMEICHSAMLRWNQTHPTIAILPTSRKIHTSHPDIHIIPYSDHSSYSELRTFVSALKPSQVVPIVRRQPCGDYFWDSMGPRISVPLIPDSVQQYMSSFSRKPSFLLLLERRLKRARAQGVVFESPEKDVDESQANKDSKKAKKENSPWPGKLEKQLPHCPLRVKKQLFSDLCSKEWDGTAPFCESQKMVTKVTVPLGCSMHLRPSDEEFISPETKEEISLKPPLVPRGDSDPAATGNPSTWVSHDSPLGHSKATPLLAAKFRGLALKYLLTPVNFFQAKFSSRSFDQQVEKYHKPSKEHTQESTE, encoded by the exons ATGAACGGGGTCCTGATCCCGCACACGCCCATTGCTGTGGACTTCTGGAGCCTGCGCCGGGCTGGTAGCGCGCGGCTTTTCTTTTTATCCCACATGCACTCGGACCACACGGTCGGCCTGTCCAGCACCTGGGCCCGGCCCCTCTACTGCTCCCCAATCACTGCCCACCTCTTGCATCGTCAGCGACAG GTGTCCAAGAAGTGGATCCGAGCCCTAGAGGTCGGTGAGAGCCACGTGCTGCCGCTCGATGAAATTGGACGAGAGACCATGACTGTAACCCTCTTGGATGCCCATCACTGCCCTGGTTCTGTCATGTTTCTCTTCGAAGGATACTTTGGAACCATCCTCTACACAG GTGATTTTCGATATACACCATCTATGCTAAGGGAGCCTCCTCTGTCATCGGGCAAACAGATCCATACTTTATACCTAGACAACACCAACTGCAACCCAGCCCTGGTTCTTCCCACCCGACAAGAAGCTGCCCATCAGATTGTCCAGCTCATTCGAGAGCACCCTCAACATAACATAAAGATCG GACTCTATAGCTTGGGAAAGGAGTCACTGCTGGAGCACCTGGCCCTGGAGTGTCAGACCTGGGTGGTGTTGAGTCCTCAGCGTCTGGAGGTGGTACAGCTGCTGGGCCTGGCAGATGTGTTCACGGTGGAGGAGAAGGCGGGCCGCATCCACGCCGTGGACAACATGGAGATCTGCCATTCTGCCATGCTGCGTTGGAACCAGACCCACCCTACCATTGCCATCCTTCCCACCAGCCGGAAAATCCACACCTCCCACCCCGATATCCACATCATCCCTTACTCTGACCACTCCTCCTACTCTGAGCTTCGTACCTTTGTTTCAGCACTGAAGCCGAGCCAGGTGGTACCCATCGTCCGTCGGCAGCCCTGTGGAGACTACTTTTGGGACAGCATGGGCCCCAGGATCTCTGTGCCTCTGATTCCAGATTCTGTGCAGCAGTACATGAGTTCCTTCTCTAGAAAACCAAGTTTTCTCTTGCTGTTGGAAAGGAGGCTAAAGAGGGCCAGAGCCCAAGGTGTTGTGTTTGAATCCCCTGAGAAAGATGTTGATGAATCTCAAGCTAACAAAGACTCAAAGAAGGCCAAGAAGGAAAACTCTCCCTGGCCTGGGAAGCTTGAAAAGCAGCTTCCCCACTGTCCTTTGCGAGTCAAGAAGCAGTTGTTCTCAGATCTCTGCAgcaaagaatgggatgggacagcCCCCTTCTGTGAGTCCCAGAAAATGGTAACAAAGGTGACTGTCCCTTTGGGCTGTTCTATGCACTTAAGACCTTCAGATGAGGAGTTCATCTCTCCAGAAACAAAGGAGGAAATTAGTTTAAAGCCCCCATTGGTACCCAGAGGAGACAGTGACCCAGCAGCCAcagggaacccaagcacttgggtgagcCATGATTCTCCCCTGGGTCATAGCAAGGCCACCCCTCTTCTAGCTGCTAAGTTCAGGGGCCTGGCACTGAAATATCTTCTGACTCCAGTGAACTTTTTCCAGGCAAAGTTCTCTTCCAGGAGCTTTGACCAGCAAGTGGAAAAATACCACAAGCCCTCGAAGGAGCACACACAGGAGAGTACAGAATAA
- the DCLRE1B gene encoding 5' exonuclease Apollo isoform X2 translates to MLREPPLSSGKQIHTLYLDNTNCNPALVLPTRQEAAHQIVQLIREHPQHNIKIGLYSLGKESLLEHLALECQTWVVLSPQRLEVVQLLGLADVFTVEEKAGRIHAVDNMEICHSAMLRWNQTHPTIAILPTSRKIHTSHPDIHIIPYSDHSSYSELRTFVSALKPSQVVPIVRRQPCGDYFWDSMGPRISVPLIPDSVQQYMSSFSRKPSFLLLLERRLKRARAQGVVFESPEKDVDESQANKDSKKAKKENSPWPGKLEKQLPHCPLRVKKQLFSDLCSKEWDGTAPFCESQKMVTKVTVPLGCSMHLRPSDEEFISPETKEEISLKPPLVPRGDSDPAATGNPSTWVSHDSPLGHSKATPLLAAKFRGLALKYLLTPVNFFQAKFSSRSFDQQVEKYHKPSKEHTQESTE, encoded by the exons ATGCTAAGGGAGCCTCCTCTGTCATCGGGCAAACAGATCCATACTTTATACCTAGACAACACCAACTGCAACCCAGCCCTGGTTCTTCCCACCCGACAAGAAGCTGCCCATCAGATTGTCCAGCTCATTCGAGAGCACCCTCAACATAACATAAAGATCG GACTCTATAGCTTGGGAAAGGAGTCACTGCTGGAGCACCTGGCCCTGGAGTGTCAGACCTGGGTGGTGTTGAGTCCTCAGCGTCTGGAGGTGGTACAGCTGCTGGGCCTGGCAGATGTGTTCACGGTGGAGGAGAAGGCGGGCCGCATCCACGCCGTGGACAACATGGAGATCTGCCATTCTGCCATGCTGCGTTGGAACCAGACCCACCCTACCATTGCCATCCTTCCCACCAGCCGGAAAATCCACACCTCCCACCCCGATATCCACATCATCCCTTACTCTGACCACTCCTCCTACTCTGAGCTTCGTACCTTTGTTTCAGCACTGAAGCCGAGCCAGGTGGTACCCATCGTCCGTCGGCAGCCCTGTGGAGACTACTTTTGGGACAGCATGGGCCCCAGGATCTCTGTGCCTCTGATTCCAGATTCTGTGCAGCAGTACATGAGTTCCTTCTCTAGAAAACCAAGTTTTCTCTTGCTGTTGGAAAGGAGGCTAAAGAGGGCCAGAGCCCAAGGTGTTGTGTTTGAATCCCCTGAGAAAGATGTTGATGAATCTCAAGCTAACAAAGACTCAAAGAAGGCCAAGAAGGAAAACTCTCCCTGGCCTGGGAAGCTTGAAAAGCAGCTTCCCCACTGTCCTTTGCGAGTCAAGAAGCAGTTGTTCTCAGATCTCTGCAgcaaagaatgggatgggacagcCCCCTTCTGTGAGTCCCAGAAAATGGTAACAAAGGTGACTGTCCCTTTGGGCTGTTCTATGCACTTAAGACCTTCAGATGAGGAGTTCATCTCTCCAGAAACAAAGGAGGAAATTAGTTTAAAGCCCCCATTGGTACCCAGAGGAGACAGTGACCCAGCAGCCAcagggaacccaagcacttgggtgagcCATGATTCTCCCCTGGGTCATAGCAAGGCCACCCCTCTTCTAGCTGCTAAGTTCAGGGGCCTGGCACTGAAATATCTTCTGACTCCAGTGAACTTTTTCCAGGCAAAGTTCTCTTCCAGGAGCTTTGACCAGCAAGTGGAAAAATACCACAAGCCCTCGAAGGAGCACACACAGGAGAGTACAGAATAA